In Kitasatospora sp. NA04385, a single genomic region encodes these proteins:
- a CDS encoding NADH-quinone oxidoreductase subunit D, with amino-acid sequence MTETTVGIGPGAQTLPGEPGSTDMVLNIGPQHPSTHGVLRLKLVLDGERITSAEPVIGYMHRGAEKLFEARDYRQIIMLANRHDWLSAFANELGVVLAVERMLGMEVPERAVWLRTLLAELNRVLNHLMFLGSYPLELGGITPIFHSFNGREELQHVLEEASGGRMHYMFNRVGGLKEDLPAGWLGRVRRAVGVVRGQLPVFEDLVLGNEIFRGRTAGVGVLSRAHVHAYGVSGPIARASGVDFDLRRDEPYLAYGELRDVLKVSVREEGDCLARFECLLEQTANALDLADACLDRLAELPAGPVNQRLPKVLKAPEGETYAWTENPLGLNGYYLVSRGEKTPWRLKLRSASFNNIQALTELLPGTLVADMVAILGSMFFVVGDIDK; translated from the coding sequence ATGACGGAGACCACGGTCGGCATCGGCCCGGGCGCGCAGACGCTCCCCGGCGAGCCCGGCAGCACCGACATGGTGCTCAACATCGGCCCCCAGCACCCGTCCACGCACGGCGTGCTGCGCCTGAAGCTGGTCCTCGACGGCGAGCGGATCACCAGCGCCGAGCCGGTGATCGGCTACATGCACCGCGGCGCGGAGAAGCTCTTCGAGGCCCGCGACTACCGGCAGATCATCATGCTGGCCAACCGGCACGACTGGCTGTCCGCGTTCGCCAACGAGCTGGGCGTGGTGCTGGCCGTCGAGCGGATGCTCGGCATGGAGGTGCCCGAGCGGGCGGTGTGGCTGCGCACGCTGCTGGCCGAGCTCAACCGCGTCCTCAACCACCTGATGTTCCTCGGCTCCTACCCGCTGGAGCTGGGCGGCATCACCCCGATCTTCCACTCCTTCAACGGCCGCGAGGAGCTCCAGCACGTGCTGGAGGAGGCCTCCGGCGGCCGGATGCACTACATGTTCAACCGGGTCGGCGGCCTCAAGGAGGACCTGCCGGCCGGCTGGCTGGGCCGGGTCCGCCGCGCGGTCGGCGTGGTGCGCGGGCAGCTGCCGGTCTTCGAGGACCTGGTGCTCGGCAACGAGATCTTCCGCGGCCGCACCGCGGGCGTCGGCGTGCTCTCCCGCGCCCACGTCCACGCGTACGGGGTCAGCGGGCCGATCGCCCGGGCCAGCGGCGTCGACTTCGACCTGCGCCGGGACGAGCCCTACCTCGCGTACGGGGAGCTGCGGGACGTCCTGAAGGTGTCCGTCCGCGAGGAGGGCGACTGCCTGGCCCGCTTCGAGTGCCTGCTGGAGCAGACCGCCAACGCCCTCGACCTCGCCGACGCCTGCCTCGACCGGCTCGCGGAGCTGCCCGCCGGGCCGGTCAACCAGCGGCTGCCCAAGGTGCTCAAGGCGCCGGAGGGCGAGACCTACGCCTGGACCGAGAACCCGCTCGGGCTGAACGGGTACTACCTAGTGTCGCGCGGCGAGAAGACGCCGTGGCGGCTCAAGCTGCGCTCGGCGTCCTTCAACAACATCCAGGCCCTGACCGAACTGCTGCCGGGGACGCTGGTGGCGGACATGGTGGCGATCCTGGGGTCGATGTTCTTCGTGGTCGGCGACATCGACAAGTAG
- a CDS encoding toxin glutamine deamidase domain-containing protein, with amino-acid sequence MSRNLPEELAPALARTGHAWPQADEDGLRRAAGLWREFGSEADALVARGAASAQRVSSENKGRAVEAFAEHWRQFSGGGRGQLDDASAAAALVATALDKAAGVADQVKSEIVSVLTELTEKIRAADAAEAAAKADIAEAGRQMTTGVGGLVTGAIGAVVGAAKEVTAEAEELAAVEHAKVRIGQLLERLGRDMGEAAKSLSGEPPLVALERISQADGRGLHGEGRESSMAARSGQVTGALAMAGVARSVEVADVAGLHAELKADGTVRTDRHGNPVLLGEDGQRVKGVEGLTVKQGEDGTQQLVTGDGVPVSGVAMGADGKPLLGADGKPLLVGLSGALVGTGIVLALGHNGKLELGDDGHPVMLGADGNPVSGLVADSKGHLLAGTDGHPVTVDASGRAAAPNGQVVQFGADGRPLDLLGPDGKPVPVLDGQQQGGGPFQNGPGHGHGQNGQGGWPNGTGPSAAGGHGTGPDGSHLLLGDGGLLGDGGVLDQTVQRTTAPLNAVAQSAPGAGPQPGPADGGGAHRGNGGGYQGGYQGGSGGSQHTPAYGGVQAAVSYGAPSYGGPSGGSYQDSGTDYTPPVRGPLSVHVDSVAAPPAPSAPPVSSSGDIWSSGGGSGSGGGGGRHAADPGSSFGGSSSSGGSSFQLGPVGGGSAGSVGGGIPTGMPVTGGPVPVTGPVGGPVGAAPARRRAFPAPRCGRCGCPGDRPGVRRGGHGRHRSGAVGTPGAAGGPAAVIGVGQQPVGGRPVATGPVPPAGGGGIXQQSPGGPLRGYEPLTDVRRQSGTDEQGLPVNPGQASAAWLVIADGRRGGGAVGPLPTAERERVLADSRPYGLPGGLGPVDPAHQAEAVRRTPVPEPDPMVGEWIEVLNGGGHAESGRANNCVDVSLSAVDTLGGVPTCAAPRLPDGPAGERGGRDRAELELGTRFLDLGDGADAHGRLGQALLAHGTGTRAVLLTVDAFGRSHTWNAVNHKGVLSYLDHQTGYAAPVPLYPADHGLWAIAVDAADRPIDLTAPLPATVAVPAHAPAAATGAAPEPEPALVGAGGPDADRPGPAAEPVPPRSRLTIHRTTGSTSR; translated from the coding sequence GTGTCCAGGAACCTGCCGGAGGAACTCGCCCCCGCGCTGGCGCGGACCGGCCACGCGTGGCCGCAGGCGGACGAGGACGGGCTGCGCCGGGCGGCGGGCCTGTGGCGGGAGTTCGGCTCGGAGGCGGACGCCCTGGTGGCCCGGGGCGCGGCCTCGGCGCAGCGGGTGTCGAGCGAGAACAAGGGCCGCGCGGTGGAGGCGTTCGCCGAGCACTGGCGGCAGTTCAGCGGCGGCGGGCGCGGCCAGCTGGACGACGCCTCGGCGGCCGCCGCCCTGGTGGCCACCGCCCTGGACAAGGCGGCCGGCGTCGCCGACCAGGTGAAGTCCGAGATCGTCTCGGTGCTCACCGAGCTGACCGAGAAGATCCGGGCGGCGGACGCGGCCGAGGCCGCGGCCAAGGCGGACATCGCCGAGGCCGGCCGGCAGATGACCACCGGGGTGGGCGGGCTGGTGACCGGCGCGATCGGCGCGGTCGTCGGCGCGGCCAAGGAGGTCACCGCCGAGGCCGAGGAACTGGCCGCGGTCGAGCACGCCAAGGTGAGGATCGGCCAGCTGCTGGAGCGGCTCGGCCGGGACATGGGCGAGGCCGCGAAGTCGCTGTCCGGGGAGCCGCCGCTGGTGGCCCTGGAGCGGATCTCGCAGGCCGACGGGCGGGGCCTGCACGGCGAGGGCCGGGAGTCCTCGATGGCGGCCCGCTCCGGGCAGGTCACCGGGGCGCTGGCGATGGCCGGGGTGGCCCGCTCGGTGGAGGTGGCCGACGTGGCCGGCCTGCACGCCGAGCTGAAGGCCGACGGCACGGTGCGTACCGACCGGCACGGCAACCCGGTGCTGCTCGGCGAAGACGGCCAGCGGGTCAAGGGCGTCGAGGGCCTGACGGTCAAGCAGGGCGAGGACGGCACCCAGCAGTTGGTGACCGGGGACGGCGTCCCGGTCAGCGGCGTGGCGATGGGCGCCGACGGCAAGCCGCTGCTCGGCGCCGACGGCAAGCCGCTGCTGGTCGGCCTGAGCGGCGCGCTGGTCGGCACCGGCATCGTGCTCGCGCTCGGCCACAACGGCAAGCTCGAACTCGGCGACGACGGGCACCCGGTGATGCTGGGCGCCGACGGCAACCCGGTCTCCGGCCTGGTCGCCGACTCCAAGGGCCACCTGCTGGCGGGCACCGACGGCCACCCGGTCACGGTCGACGCCTCGGGCCGGGCGGCCGCCCCGAACGGGCAGGTCGTGCAGTTCGGCGCGGACGGCCGTCCGCTCGACCTGCTCGGCCCCGACGGCAAGCCGGTCCCCGTCCTGGACGGGCAGCAGCAGGGCGGCGGGCCGTTCCAGAACGGCCCGGGCCACGGGCACGGCCAGAACGGCCAGGGCGGCTGGCCGAACGGCACCGGCCCCTCGGCCGCGGGCGGGCACGGCACCGGCCCGGACGGCTCCCACCTGCTGCTGGGCGACGGCGGCCTGCTCGGCGACGGCGGCGTGCTGGACCAGACCGTCCAGCGGACCACCGCCCCGCTGAACGCGGTGGCGCAGAGCGCGCCGGGGGCCGGCCCGCAGCCCGGCCCGGCCGACGGCGGCGGCGCGCACCGCGGCAACGGCGGTGGCTACCAGGGGGGTTACCAGGGCGGCTCCGGCGGCTCGCAGCACACCCCCGCGTACGGCGGCGTCCAGGCCGCGGTCTCGTACGGCGCCCCGTCCTACGGCGGCCCCTCCGGCGGGTCCTACCAGGACTCCGGCACCGACTACACCCCGCCGGTGCGCGGCCCGCTGTCGGTGCACGTCGACTCGGTGGCGGCGCCGCCCGCGCCGAGCGCCCCGCCGGTGTCCAGCAGCGGCGACATCTGGTCGTCCGGCGGCGGCTCCGGTTCCGGTGGCGGCGGCGGTCGGCACGCCGCGGACCCGGGCTCCTCCTTCGGCGGCTCCTCGTCCTCCGGCGGCTCCTCGTTCCAGCTCGGCCCGGTCGGCGGCGGCTCCGCCGGATCGGTCGGCGGCGGCATCCCCACGGGCATGCCGGTGACCGGCGGCCCGGTGCCCGTCACCGGCCCGGTGGGCGGGCCGGTCGGCGCGGCCCCGGCGCGGCGGCGGGCGTTCCCGGCGCCCCGGTGCGGCCGGTGCGGCTGCCCCGGTGACCGGCCCGGTGTCAGGCGCGGCGGGCACGGGCGCCACCGCTCCGGCGCCGTCGGCACGCCCGGCGCGGCCGGCGGCCCGGCCGCGGTGATCGGCGTCGGCCAGCAACCGGTCGGCGGCCGCCCGGTGGCGACCGGCCCGGTGCCGCCGGCGGGCGGCGGCGGGATCGNCCAGCAGTCGCCCGGCGGCCCGCTGCGCGGGTACGAGCCGCTGACCGACGTCCGGCGCCAGTCCGGCACGGACGAGCAGGGCCTGCCGGTGAACCCCGGGCAGGCGTCCGCGGCCTGGCTGGTGATCGCCGACGGGCGGCGCGGCGGCGGCGCCGTCGGCCCGCTGCCGACCGCGGAGCGCGAGCGCGTCCTCGCCGACAGCCGCCCGTACGGCCTGCCCGGCGGGCTCGGCCCGGTCGACCCGGCGCACCAGGCCGAGGCGGTGCGCCGCACCCCGGTGCCCGAGCCGGACCCGATGGTCGGCGAGTGGATCGAGGTGCTCAACGGCGGCGGCCACGCCGAGAGCGGGCGCGCCAACAACTGCGTGGACGTCTCGCTGTCCGCCGTGGACACCCTCGGCGGCGTGCCGACCTGCGCCGCGCCCCGGCTGCCCGACGGCCCGGCCGGCGAGCGCGGCGGCCGCGACCGCGCCGAACTCGAACTCGGCACCCGCTTCCTCGACCTCGGCGACGGCGCCGACGCCCACGGCAGGCTCGGCCAGGCCCTGCTCGCCCACGGCACCGGCACCCGCGCGGTGCTGCTCACCGTCGACGCGTTCGGCCGCTCGCACACCTGGAACGCCGTCAACCACAAGGGCGTGCTCAGCTACCTGGACCACCAGACCGGCTACGCCGCGCCCGTCCCGCTCTACCCGGCCGACCACGGCCTGTGGGCGATCGCGGTGGACGCCGCCGACCGGCCGATCGACCTGACCGCGCCGCTGCCCGCCACCGTCGCCGTCCCGGCGCACGCCCCCGCCGCCGCGACCGGGGCGGCGCCCGAGCCCGAACCGGCCCTGGTCGGCGCGGGCGGCCCGGACGCCGACCGCCCCGGGCCCGCCGCCGAGCCCGTGCCGCCGCGCTCCCGGCTCACCATCCACCGCACCACCGGGAGCACCAGCCGATGA
- a CDS encoding response regulator transcription factor, which translates to MPIRVMLVDDQELLRTGFRMVLQSQGDIEIAAEAGDGQQALDVLRTAEVDVILMDVRMPRLDGVQATRRICLDDHGTPLEHAPRVLILTTFDLDEYAFAALKAGASGFLLKDVPPVELVAAIRSVHGGDAVVAPTTTRRMIDRFAEVLPTPAGTPGSPVLAPLTEREREVFLLVAQGLSNGEIAARLVLSEATVKTHVGRILAKLGLRDRVQAVVLAYENGLVRAGETP; encoded by the coding sequence ATGCCGATCCGCGTGATGCTGGTCGACGACCAGGAACTGCTGCGCACCGGGTTCCGGATGGTCCTGCAGTCGCAGGGTGACATCGAGATCGCCGCCGAGGCCGGCGACGGCCAGCAGGCCCTCGACGTGCTGCGCACCGCGGAGGTCGACGTCATCCTGATGGACGTCCGGATGCCCCGGCTCGACGGCGTCCAGGCCACCCGCCGGATCTGCCTCGACGACCACGGCACCCCGCTCGAACACGCCCCCCGGGTGCTCATCCTGACCACCTTCGACCTGGACGAGTACGCCTTCGCCGCGCTCAAGGCGGGCGCCTCCGGCTTCCTGCTCAAGGACGTGCCGCCCGTCGAGCTGGTCGCGGCGATCCGCTCGGTGCACGGCGGCGACGCGGTGGTCGCCCCCACCACCACCCGCCGCATGATCGACCGCTTCGCCGAGGTGCTCCCCACCCCGGCCGGCACCCCCGGCTCCCCCGTCCTGGCGCCCCTGACCGAGCGCGAGCGCGAGGTCTTCCTGCTCGTCGCCCAGGGCCTCTCCAACGGCGAGATCGCCGCCCGCCTGGTCCTCTCCGAGGCCACCGTCAAGACCCACGTCGGCCGCATCCTCGCCAAGCTGGGCCTGCGCGACCGCGTCCAGGCCGTGGTCCTCGCCTACGAGAACGGCCTCGTCCGGGCCGGCGAGACCCCCTGA
- a CDS encoding Rossmann-like and DUF2520 domain-containing protein produces MLPDFGDPSDPGNRPARLAVGVVGAGRVGPALGAALQLAGHRVVAASGVSATSRRRAENLLPGVRLVTPPQVMAAADLVLLTVPDDALPDLVQGLAATGAVRPGQLLVHASGAHGVAVLEPAARAGALPLALHPAMTFTGTPVDVARLAGCPFGVTAPEELRPVAEALVVEMGGEPSWIPEEVRPLYHTALAHGANHLVTLVAQAMELLRTAGVAEPGQMLGPLLGAALDNALRSGDLALTGPVARGDVGTVRTHLGRLATVTPDIGQAYRAMARATAQRAVANGTLKPEPAAALLDVLNEEKH; encoded by the coding sequence GTGCTGCCCGACTTCGGAGACCCCTCCGACCCCGGTAACCGCCCCGCCCGGCTCGCCGTCGGTGTCGTCGGCGCGGGCCGGGTCGGCCCCGCCCTGGGCGCCGCCCTGCAGCTCGCGGGCCACCGCGTGGTCGCCGCGTCCGGCGTCTCCGCCACGTCCCGCCGCCGCGCCGAGAACCTGCTGCCCGGGGTGCGCCTGGTGACGCCCCCGCAGGTGATGGCGGCCGCGGACCTGGTGCTGCTGACCGTCCCGGACGACGCCCTGCCCGACCTCGTGCAGGGCCTGGCCGCGACCGGCGCCGTCCGTCCCGGCCAGCTCCTGGTGCACGCCTCCGGCGCGCACGGCGTGGCCGTCCTGGAGCCCGCCGCCCGGGCCGGGGCGCTGCCGCTGGCGCTGCACCCGGCGATGACCTTCACCGGCACCCCGGTGGACGTGGCCCGGCTGGCCGGCTGCCCGTTCGGGGTGACCGCGCCCGAGGAGCTGCGGCCGGTCGCCGAGGCGCTGGTGGTGGAGATGGGCGGCGAGCCGTCCTGGATCCCGGAGGAGGTCCGGCCGCTCTACCACACGGCGCTCGCGCACGGCGCGAACCACCTGGTCACGCTGGTCGCGCAGGCGATGGAGCTGCTGCGCACGGCCGGCGTCGCCGAGCCCGGCCAGATGCTCGGCCCGCTGCTGGGCGCGGCCCTGGACAACGCGCTGCGCTCGGGCGACCTGGCGCTGACCGGCCCGGTGGCCCGCGGCGACGTCGGGACGGTGCGCACGCACCTGGGCCGACTCGCTACGGTGACCCCGGACATCGGCCAGGCCTACCGGGCGATGGCGAGGGCGACCGCGCAGCGCGCGGTGGCCAACGGCACGTTGAAGCCGGAGCCGGCGGCGGCGCTGCTGGACGTACTGAACGAGGAGAAGCACTGA
- the panC gene encoding pantoate--beta-alanine ligase, with protein sequence MARDRRPAKAPKAAKVRKAVLTRTVDEFEAAFWPDEQPVDNAVVMTMGALHEGHAALVRAARRQVGQDGRVAVTVFVNPLQFGAGEDLDRYPRSLEADVALAEEMGADVVFAPSVDEMYPNGEPLVRISAGPMGEGFEGASRPGHFDGMLTVVAKLLHITDPDFAVFGEKDAQQLAIVRRMVADLDFDVEVVGVPTVREEDGLALSSRNRFLSEAERTRALALSRALFAGRDAGAQGPKAVREAAAAVLEGADGISPDYLALIDPLSFTEAPDDFQGEAVLAVAARVGSTRLIDNVSVIVR encoded by the coding sequence ATGGCACGCGACAGGCGCCCGGCGAAGGCCCCGAAGGCGGCGAAGGTCCGCAAGGCGGTGCTGACCCGCACCGTGGACGAGTTCGAGGCGGCGTTCTGGCCGGACGAGCAGCCGGTGGACAACGCCGTGGTGATGACCATGGGCGCGCTGCACGAGGGCCACGCGGCGCTGGTCCGGGCGGCCCGCCGCCAGGTCGGCCAGGACGGCCGGGTGGCGGTGACGGTCTTCGTGAACCCGCTGCAGTTCGGCGCCGGCGAGGACCTGGACCGCTACCCGCGCTCGCTGGAGGCGGACGTCGCGCTCGCCGAGGAGATGGGCGCGGACGTGGTGTTCGCCCCGTCCGTGGACGAGATGTACCCGAACGGCGAGCCGCTGGTCCGGATCTCCGCGGGCCCGATGGGCGAGGGCTTCGAGGGCGCGTCCCGCCCGGGCCACTTCGACGGGATGCTGACCGTCGTCGCCAAGCTGCTGCACATCACCGACCCGGACTTCGCGGTGTTCGGCGAGAAGGACGCCCAGCAGCTGGCGATCGTCCGCCGGATGGTGGCCGACCTGGACTTCGACGTGGAGGTGGTCGGCGTCCCGACCGTCCGCGAGGAGGACGGCCTCGCGCTCTCCTCCCGCAACCGCTTCCTCTCCGAGGCCGAGCGCACCCGGGCGCTCGCGCTCTCCCGCGCCCTGTTCGCCGGCCGGGACGCCGGCGCGCAGGGCCCGAAGGCCGTCCGCGAGGCGGCCGCCGCCGTGCTGGAGGGCGCGGACGGCATCTCCCCCGACTACCTGGCCCTGATCGATCCGCTGTCCTTCACCGAGGCGCCGGACGACTTCCAGGGCGAGGCGGTGCTCGCCGTCGCGGCCCGGGTCGGCTCGACCCGGCTGATCGACAACGTGAGCGTCATCGTCCGCTAG
- a CDS encoding SUKH-4 family immunity protein → MITREQALATAHRWVNGDLPQEGARPVRCHEFDLGWVLWPEPAPLLTDPLTGARRAPEEIGAACAVVDRATGELVVYPSVPVPVVEQLHRDRLGAGSHDPSRPPVTGPGTRATLSYRDEQDRLQALTVHSAHGRPHPALRARQQLAEQGVPAERLVALRTDLRLSMLPGSYSEQAVAEQLPGVRLEFEQPYGPRHDHRAAAVRALVARTRSGYNRVPFPTSVPPAQPEDGTGLGKRLAALFGADGVRRFEPAETLAADLPEAAARPLQRTGLPREVPGFFTLHLPTADGIAEQAAPPLPDLTEHLTALGRGRRATAAARTALLGQRLVGTDGWALLTVDTAQGRVRAVDPDTCEARYCNADLTAFTRCLALLAERRPALRDLRPEQAGPAVAEFQWALAGLDRTALRDPENWWSVVVEQLWDGML, encoded by the coding sequence ATGATCACCCGCGAGCAGGCCCTCGCCACCGCCCACCGCTGGGTCAACGGCGACCTCCCGCAGGAGGGGGCGCGGCCTGTCAGGTGCCACGAGTTCGACCTCGGCTGGGTGCTCTGGCCGGAGCCCGCGCCGCTGCTCACCGACCCGCTCACCGGCGCCCGCCGCGCCCCCGAGGAGATCGGCGCGGCCTGCGCCGTCGTCGACCGGGCCACCGGCGAGCTCGTCGTCTACCCGTCCGTCCCGGTGCCGGTGGTCGAGCAGCTGCACCGCGACCGGCTCGGCGCCGGCAGCCACGACCCGTCCCGGCCGCCGGTCACCGGCCCCGGCACCCGGGCCACCCTCAGCTACCGGGACGAGCAGGACCGGCTCCAGGCGCTCACCGTCCACTCCGCGCACGGCCGGCCGCACCCGGCCCTGCGCGCCCGGCAGCAGCTCGCCGAGCAGGGCGTCCCGGCCGAGCGGCTGGTCGCGCTGCGCACCGACCTGCGCCTGTCGATGCTCCCCGGCAGCTACTCCGAGCAGGCCGTCGCCGAGCAACTCCCGGGCGTCCGGCTGGAGTTCGAGCAGCCGTACGGGCCGCGCCACGACCACCGGGCGGCCGCCGTGCGGGCCCTGGTGGCCCGCACCCGCAGCGGCTACAACCGGGTGCCGTTCCCGACCTCGGTGCCGCCCGCCCAGCCCGAGGACGGGACCGGCCTCGGCAAGCGGCTGGCCGCCCTGTTCGGCGCGGACGGCGTGCGCCGCTTCGAACCGGCCGAGACGCTCGCCGCCGACCTGCCCGAGGCCGCCGCCCGCCCGCTCCAGCGCACCGGCCTGCCGCGCGAGGTGCCCGGCTTCTTCACCCTGCACCTGCCCACCGCCGACGGCATCGCCGAACAGGCCGCCCCGCCGCTGCCCGACCTCACCGAGCACCTCACCGCCCTCGGCCGCGGCCGCCGGGCCACCGCCGCCGCCCGGACCGCGCTGCTCGGCCAGCGCCTGGTCGGCACCGACGGCTGGGCGCTGCTCACCGTCGACACCGCCCAGGGCCGGGTCCGCGCCGTCGACCCCGACACCTGCGAGGCCCGCTACTGCAACGCCGACCTCACCGCGTTCACCCGCTGCCTGGCGCTGCTCGCCGAGCGCCGGCCCGCCCTGCGCGACCTCCGGCCCGAGCAGGCCGGGCCCGCCGTCGCCGAGTTCCAGTGGGCGCTGGCCGGGCTCGACCGCACCGCGCTGCGCGACCCGGAGAACTGGTGGTCGGTCGTCGTCGAGCAGCTCTGGGACGGGATGCTGTGA
- a CDS encoding sensor histidine kinase has translation MHRLNAWLRRHPVVVDSAWALLVLMLGVLAAVESTGMPDDPMPSWKHYAGIAVAFLLPALMVVRRRRPDATTAAAVALGLGQVVAGVEPNASSIAYLVFGYTGAAFGRAWTSRLALAASLAAGPLTLWRLTPASERGDSTAKVLFLAALMTTPFVLCWAWGRLTRVRRAYLVELEDRAARLERERDAQAQVAVAAERARIARELHDVVAHNVSVMIVQADGAAYVLDSSPQQTKEALGTIASTGRQALAEMRRLLGVLRTSDTAGEYVPQPGVEELPDLLEQVRTAGLPVDFATTGEARELPRGLELTVYRIVQEALTNVRKHGGPDARAKVAFDFRDGELEVLVEDDGRGSTREQLSGGTDGLGHGLIGMRERVGMVGGSLDVGPRPGGGFRIRAVLPLKASR, from the coding sequence GTGCATCGACTCAACGCCTGGCTCCGCCGACACCCCGTGGTCGTCGACTCCGCCTGGGCGCTGCTGGTGCTGATGCTCGGCGTGCTCGCGGCGGTCGAGTCGACCGGCATGCCGGACGACCCGATGCCCTCCTGGAAGCACTACGCCGGCATCGCGGTCGCCTTCCTGCTGCCCGCCCTGATGGTGGTGCGCCGCCGCCGGCCGGACGCCACCACGGCGGCGGCCGTCGCGCTCGGCCTCGGCCAGGTGGTGGCGGGCGTCGAACCCAACGCCTCCAGCATCGCGTACCTGGTGTTCGGCTACACCGGCGCCGCGTTCGGCCGCGCCTGGACGTCCCGGCTGGCGCTGGCCGCCAGCCTGGCCGCCGGGCCGCTGACGCTGTGGCGGCTGACCCCGGCCTCCGAGCGCGGCGACAGCACCGCCAAGGTGCTGTTCCTGGCCGCCCTGATGACCACCCCGTTCGTGCTGTGCTGGGCCTGGGGCCGGCTGACCCGGGTCCGCCGCGCCTACCTGGTCGAGCTGGAGGACCGGGCGGCCCGGCTGGAGCGCGAGCGCGACGCCCAGGCCCAGGTCGCGGTCGCCGCCGAACGCGCCAGGATCGCCCGCGAGCTGCACGACGTGGTCGCGCACAACGTCTCGGTGATGATCGTCCAGGCCGACGGCGCCGCCTACGTGCTGGACTCCTCCCCGCAGCAGACCAAGGAGGCCCTGGGCACCATCGCCTCCACCGGCCGCCAGGCCCTCGCCGAGATGCGCCGCCTGCTCGGCGTGCTGCGCACCTCCGACACCGCCGGCGAGTACGTGCCGCAGCCCGGCGTCGAGGAGCTCCCCGACCTGCTGGAGCAGGTCCGCACGGCCGGCCTGCCGGTCGACTTCGCCACCACCGGCGAAGCCCGCGAACTGCCCCGCGGCCTGGAGCTGACGGTCTACCGGATCGTCCAGGAGGCCCTCACCAACGTCCGCAAGCACGGCGGCCCCGACGCCCGGGCCAAGGTCGCCTTCGACTTCCGCGACGGCGAGCTGGAGGTGCTGGTCGAGGACGACGGCCGCGGCTCCACCCGCGAACAGCTCTCCGGCGGCACCGACGGGCTCGGCCACGGCCTGATCGGCATGCGCGAACGCGTCGGCATGGTCGGCGGCAGCCTGGACGTCGGCCCCCGGCCCGGCGGCGGCTTCCGGATCCGGGCCGTCCTGCCCCTCAAAGCGTCCAGATGA
- a CDS encoding SAM-dependent methyltransferase gives MTWMRWRPAIEHALYRPDGGFYRRPEGPAGHFRTSVHASALFAGAVARLLAGVDAALGRPERLAFVDVGAGRGELTLAVRALLPAGLRERVDFRAVELADRPAGLPGPVHWSAELPSGVAGLLFANEWLDNVPLEVAERGADGRLRYIEVAPDGSERPGGPLGAADAAWARRWWPDGERVELGGPRDAAWAAAVGALERGLAVAADYGHLRAARPPFGTLTGFRDGRGCAPVPDGSCDLTAHVALDAAAVPGHPALLATQREALRALGVSGARPPLALAATDPAGYLRALSGAGEAAELTDPAGLGAFHWLVQPVRMPVPEDLAGLPGWQTLPS, from the coding sequence ATGACATGGATGCGGTGGCGGCCCGCGATCGAACACGCCCTGTACCGGCCGGACGGCGGCTTCTACCGCCGGCCCGAGGGCCCCGCCGGGCACTTCCGCACCTCCGTGCACGCCTCCGCGCTGTTCGCCGGGGCGGTGGCCCGGCTGCTGGCGGGCGTCGACGCGGCGCTCGGCCGGCCGGAGCGGCTGGCCTTCGTCGACGTCGGCGCCGGGCGCGGCGAACTCACCCTGGCGGTGCGCGCCCTGCTGCCCGCCGGGCTGCGCGAGCGGGTGGACTTCCGGGCGGTGGAGCTGGCCGACCGCCCGGCCGGGCTGCCCGGTCCGGTGCACTGGTCGGCCGAGCTCCCGTCGGGCGTCGCGGGCCTGCTGTTCGCCAACGAGTGGCTGGACAACGTCCCGCTGGAGGTGGCCGAGCGCGGCGCGGACGGGCGGCTGCGGTACATCGAGGTCGCGCCGGACGGGAGCGAGCGGCCCGGGGGCCCGCTGGGCGCGGCGGACGCCGCCTGGGCCCGGCGCTGGTGGCCGGACGGCGAGCGGGTCGAGCTGGGCGGCCCCCGGGACGCCGCCTGGGCCGCGGCGGTCGGCGCCCTGGAGCGGGGCCTGGCGGTGGCCGCCGACTACGGGCACCTGCGGGCCGCCCGGCCGCCGTTCGGCACCCTGACCGGGTTCCGGGACGGCCGCGGGTGCGCCCCCGTCCCGGACGGCTCGTGCGACCTGACCGCGCACGTCGCCCTCGACGCGGCGGCCGTGCCCGGGCACCCGGCGCTGCTCGCCACCCAGCGCGAGGCGCTGCGGGCGCTCGGCGTCAGCGGCGCCCGCCCGCCGCTGGCGCTGGCCGCCACCGACCCGGCCGGGTACCTGCGGGCGCTGTCCGGCGCCGGGGAGGCCGCCGAGCTGACCGATCCGGCCGGGCTCGGGGCGTTCCACTGGCTGGTCCAGCCCGTCCGCATGCCGGTACCGGAGGACCTCGCGGGCCTGCCGGGATGGCAGACTCTCCCCTCGTAG
- a CDS encoding WXG100 family type VII secretion target — protein sequence MGDEVVIRSWELHGEGREFEKISDEFGKAAKQLESGLSGLGAPWGSDEPGTPFGTAYGEAREGVLAGLQGLAERLGRVGRGLHTMADNLDRTDQDISADFDAPSLNHPTATGRA from the coding sequence ATGGGCGACGAGGTCGTCATCCGGTCGTGGGAACTCCACGGCGAGGGGCGGGAGTTCGAGAAGATCTCGGACGAGTTCGGCAAGGCGGCGAAGCAGCTGGAGAGCGGGCTGTCGGGGCTGGGCGCCCCGTGGGGCTCGGACGAGCCCGGCACGCCGTTCGGCACCGCGTACGGCGAGGCCCGGGAGGGCGTGCTGGCCGGGCTGCAGGGGCTGGCCGAGCGGCTGGGCCGGGTCGGCCGGGGCCTGCACACCATGGCCGACAACCTGGACCGCACCGATCAGGACATCAGCGCGGACTTCGACGCGCCCTCGCTGAACCACCCGACCGCGACCGGCCGGGCCTGA